tgtatcgttgcGGGGACGAGATCACACAGGTCTCTTTCTCGACTATTATGGGGAATGGATTTTCATAGTCATGAACCTCAAAAGCTAAAGCTTATCTCAATGTATTCGTGACAGGATCACAACATCGTGAACTCCGtcgtatgctgtctttaaaggcatcactccacgaatctgaagtggtacggatttcaggtggggtattcgtatacgggaccgtagattatggagagaggagtgattccgtccatttttttcccaattaccgtaaaaaacggcccggaagatacggctcgggcgttctggcgttactattttctacaagagttcgactggagcgcgccagcctcgtgcacgcgccgcatttttcgggccgttttttacggcaattaggaagaaattggtggaatcaccccactctcCATAAATTACTATCCAGCATACGAAGACTTCACCTGAAtgccgtaccacctcagaatcgtggggtgatgtctttaagcatTGGGAAGATGTAACAGTAATCTAAGTAACTCtggttttttaaaactattttgTGCTCGGTTGACCAGAATTGAGCAAATTCCCCACTTTTTTGTCCGGATATGTTTTCTCCAAATGTAATCCTCTGAatcgttattgatttttcacaTGTTGCTATtgatttgaagattttcttattcAGAAGATGATGAATATCATCCGCAAATCGAAGAAGAACTAGAAGCAAAGAGAAGAGCTCAAAAAATACGCGAGAAAGAACGATCACGTTCGGAAGCCGCCAAACTTCGTTCCGCTCTTGCCACTGATCCACACATCCACAAGAACAAAAGTTCAAAGAAGGGCGAACACCACGAGCACAAGCATTACGTATGTATTTTTCTTAAGAATAGTCAAAcaggaaatatttctctttcctAAGTTTTATTCCAGGATGTTagctttaaattttattttaattagaaTTTTCTAAATAAGCGTAGTaaattctttttacttttcggGGAAAGAAATTCAATACTTCAGTTGTAAAGCATTTTCTTCGGATTCACTAATAATCTCAATCTTCCTTTCCAAAAagaatctttcgcttttttttcgctcttcaATTACTTTTGAGAAAGAttcgaaaagagaaagagaaaatccatgaaaaaaattgttaattcCCTAAACTTCTTCTAAAGATTTCCgatttcaggaaaagaaaagtcatcCGAGTTATAGTTCGCTTGACAACGCTACGACACCATCCACCTTTCATCGATCAGCACCCGTATGTCGAAAATTACGTGATAGTCCGAAACATGTGATGTAgatgtatacatatatgtactgTACAAAATTACCATACTGTTTCTCTGTCAGGTACTGAACCTCCGACCCCGTTTTCCTAGATGTACAGCTTGTTCCTGAACAGAACACACCCCTTACGTGTATTAAGAACATTTCATCTTGCGTAGCCATAGCTTACTGaagaattttgtaaattttgtacAAATTTGTGATGGTCTCCAGTAACTTTGCACATTTGACCGCGAAAAAACCTGATTCAAGTTTGTGAAGTGCTACGGAGATCTAAGAGAACACTTGAGAGAATCGCTAAAAACTTCAATGTAAGTGAAACtcagagttgtttttttttcattccttgacaaaatttcttgaataaatagatcaacaaaaaatattctgtTGTATGCCAAATTTACAGGAATTTTCTATAGCAAGCACGGAAACGTCCATGAAACATTTTCCATAGCACTATTTCctttgataattttttataGTTGACATGAATGGATAAAAGTACAAAGGTTTCtcggaaaaattatttcatcaCGGGTTTTTATGACGTGCATTGCTTCTGAATTTATGGGATTTTATTCAGATCAAAACCTTTACAACCAtgataaaaatccaaaaaaaaattgtgagaggaaaaattggaaaaaaacaaccaccAGACGTTAGCGCAAAAATGTTGGTTGACGACACACTGTCGCTTTCAGGTGGAATTATAAAATACCAATTGTTTGAGTGAATTTTCTAAAGAACCGCAGAATGTATCGTTTCTGCTGGTCATACCCTAgttcttctttaatttattGTTCTTGTGATtgtgaaaggaaaaggaagaaaaaaaggaaaaaggaagaaaaacgaacaaaaaatggaaggaaaaataatcTCTCTCCGTTACTTGTAAGATTGCCAAGGGGATTCGGTGCGACAAGGATTATTCCCAGAACATTTTAGATTTTCTCAATAACATTTGAGCACCGATCTGTGCTCTGTTTCTCTTTCGCTTTGAGAGGCAAAGAGAACAAATCGTTTCAAATTCAATTGAAAAGTTTGACTTTTAATGAACGCCGGCACAGTAAGAcgtgttattgatttttgatgaccTGTACAcaaggttgttaaataattttttgttggcTAACAATTCGACAAAATCGCCTTCTTTAGAGCCTAAAATGGGCGGttcaattcacaatttaaGCGACCAAATGTCTTCAAAACTAAACAGATAAACTCcatgtttactttttcaatcatctttgaaattcaaaagagAAGTACAATACCGCAACTAATGTGCGGTACTGTACTTCTGTCACCGTAGTTCCAAAGTAATTACGAGTAcactgctttaaaaaaaaatgggagacAAGCTTTTTCGAAAtggtaagaaaagaaaaagtgcgaTGTACGAGTAATTAAAGTTATCGCTAGGAAAGATTTCCTCTCGCAATAAAAATCGTACATTTCTTATTCGATCGAATACGTTGCTCGAAAGTCATGAGAGCTAGTAGATCAAAAAATTATATGATGTATGATTTTTCCGAATTTCCTCATTCGTCTTggtgaataaaaattaaggttTTTAAATCATCTCCATGTAATCCTAATGAATCAAATCATAAATCTTCTGTCCACACAGAGAGAACCTGTTTCTGTTATTCAATGCACCAGAGACCTAATGATCCGGGGAAGATGTCTGACCATACAACTCtcaattttaaaacatttcatttATGCGGGAGCAAATGCACGTTTTACAAGAGCAGTACAAGTTCAGCGAACACAGAATAGGattacaaattattttctaagttcacaaatttaaaaaattttacaaattttgcctcggttgagaaaaaagcaaataaaatagaaggaaaggttgagaaatttgaaaggaaaactttgaagaaataataCCGTGGATCTatactttctaaaaaaaataagtgttgATTGATAAAAGACGCCTAAATGTTATTTAACAATCGGATCGTAAAGCTTGGAAGGGTTCGGAAGAATACTGTCATAGTCTCTCAATCACATACTAAGGCGCAAAGGCAGATACGTTGGTGATAATCGTAGAATTTGAgaggaaacgagaaaaaaatgaaagaagttcgcaagaaaacagaatttaACGGCGAGAAATGCGAGAAAGAATCTACGAATTATGATCTACGAGCTGCTATTAGATCGATCGCATTGGTGAAAAATGTTGATCATAATTTGTTCGAGATCACAGTGTTTCTAATGTATTTGAATGGAAATTGAAACCATAGTAGAACTGTGTAGTACAATCCGTATAAGAGTGCTAGTTGTCCTGTTTATGAAATAAATCCAGGAAATATTAACTGGAACAAGAAATTTCTTACTACGCTACTGCTGAAAAAATTGCGATCCCAACGATACAACAGCATCTCGTAGTTtagatatatttttttttaaattttatgataGCAACCGCTAGTTTCacttttgttgagaaaaatttttctccaaatgcTACGTGAACGTTACTGTGAAcattttatgagaaaaatctaTACTAGCACTTATTCGAGCCTATGCGAgctctcttttttgttcaactaACTCTATGTTTAGTAGTTCTCACAGGTCGGCTACGATTTTTTTAATCCacgtagcattttttttcaggtggagtattcgtatacggggtcgtatatgggtgtgattccgtccatttcttcctaattgccgtaaaaatggctgggaagatgcgacgcgtgcacaagactggcgcgctccaatcgaactcgttgtagaaagtagcgctccgaaacgctcgaagccgtatctacgggccgttttttttacggcaattaagaagaaatggacggaatcacccttctctccataatctacgatcacgAGTATTCCACCTAAAagccgtaccacttcagattcgtgggggctTAAGAGAGAAGCTTTGCCTCGAAGATGTAAAATTGCAGCGAGCGCGGCGCGGTTGTTGAGATCAATATTGGAAGCCACCAGTACtttattgcaaaattttcgttaTGGTTAATATTATAGTACTTTTATTAtgatactattattattattactattattattattattattattattattattattattattattattattattattattattattattattattattatcactattattattattattacggcaattgttattttcacaaatattgGGAAATTTTCGTTGTTATTTACATGTTGACTGTTCCTGTGTGGGCTTTCTATCAAGGATAAATCAATCAGTCAATTAATCGATCGATCGAAATATGTTAGCTGTAACAAGTAGGTCATGAGACGTTTATTTAGAATAAGCGTTGGCAGTTTTATAGCATACATCATATCCAcgtgaaaaaaacagcaccGTTTAACATCACAACAGGAGAATAAGTACGGATACGAGCGTATTCATGCAAAATATCACAAATTCggaagattttgaatttttgcttcaattGCTGCTAGAATCATGAATTTCGTCCCCAAAATAGAAGACGTGCTAGTTTGGAGCGGCTGGATTGTCTCAATGTCACAAATCATACAGTAAATCCAAGGTGCGACCCATCTTCAGGATTACTTTTCTATTATCGAATTGATTGACGATTGTTGTTGATTGATTgtttgtgggaaaaaaatagagtttgGGTTCTAGGTCACGAGTATGATAGTGGGTCCGGCTCACTTCCACCCAATCGTTtttaaaaaacagcgtggggaAGTTCCAGGTAGTTCCTACCAGGTACGCTGGACCGTGTCGCCCgtgcgcacgcgccgcgtccacaagcgagcggccgaaaatcaatgagttctcctcagcagcccatCCAAGTAAGGCCAATGGATAGGCTGCTGCAGGAACCAGAGATGTGTACGAGGGTTTTGACGTACTCCGTAGGAACAAAACCGTTTTCCACgtcatttttcaggatgactAGGCGGAATCCTGCGTAGCTACGTCCATACTCCTAATCCGCTATCCGAACTCCTAGAGAGACTGCAACGTCTTTAGTTTTGCAATacgcgctgcctttaagggattGGTGGACgcctaaaaaagaaagaagggtATCCTCGTAAGATGgttgcaaaattaaaaattctctttaaaGATCACCGTAGAAGTAGGTCAGCACCTTAGATCAGGAAACATAatgtgagaaagaaaaaagagtaaaagcACCACAAAACCTTTTGGAAAGTAGTTTTGTCACATCATGTGTGAAAGATATGTATTGATCCATGAGTGTTCCTAGAACAAAGATCACCTAAAGTTAAGAACAGCTGTTTGCTTCAGACTTTTTCGACGCTTCTTCGATATCACGTCGGCTCATCAGCACAaaatttcgtccatttttgAGTTCTTCTTCGACGTCGGATACAGTAATGAAACCGTCGTGATCGGTGTCCAAGGACTGaactattgatttattgattatttataaTTACTTATTAAGAGGCTATGCGAAATCG
This is a stretch of genomic DNA from Necator americanus strain Aroian chromosome II, whole genome shotgun sequence. It encodes these proteins:
- a CDS encoding hypothetical protein (NECATOR_CHRII.G5004.T1) — translated: MPTTAMFYNLRRSISLGLFKNKDDEYHPQIEEELEAKRRAQKIREKERSRSEAAKLRSALATDPHIHKNKSSKKGEHHEHKHYEKKSHPSYSSLDNATTPSTFHRSAPVCRKLRDSPKHVM